One window of the Chryseobacterium camelliae genome contains the following:
- a CDS encoding DUF4142 domain-containing protein: MKNSILAILAVAAMVACKKNETTATDTSADSTAMSTPADSGMMNTGTDSTAMSGNMDANAKSNLNDQDKKFADAAAMGGMMEVMAGQLASTNATNATVKSLGQMMVTDHTKANDELKAWASKAGYSLPTALDADMQKKYDALKMKKGAEFDRMYADMMVTDHQTTIANFKKEASDGSDASLKSFASKTLPTLEHHLMESEKAQKAVK, translated from the coding sequence ATGAAAAACTCAATTTTAGCTATTTTAGCTGTTGCAGCTATGGTAGCGTGTAAGAAAAATGAAACCACAGCAACGGATACGTCCGCAGACAGTACGGCAATGTCCACACCTGCTGATTCAGGAATGATGAATACAGGTACAGATTCAACCGCCATGTCCGGCAATATGGATGCCAATGCTAAGAGCAACCTGAACGACCAGGATAAGAAATTCGCTGATGCTGCAGCCATGGGCGGAATGATGGAAGTGATGGCAGGACAATTGGCATCGACCAATGCGACCAATGCTACCGTAAAATCACTGGGGCAAATGATGGTAACAGATCATACCAAAGCTAACGATGAGCTGAAAGCATGGGCCTCCAAAGCTGGATATTCTCTTCCAACAGCTTTAGATGCCGATATGCAGAAAAAATACGATGCATTGAAAATGAAGAAAGGTGCGGAATTCGACCGTATGTATGCAGATATGATGGTTACTGATCACCAGACAACCATCGCGAACTTCAAGAAAGAAGCTTCCGACGGTTCTGATGCATCGCTGAAATCTTTCGCAAGCAAAACACTTCCGACACTGGAACATCACCTTATGGAATCTGAGAAAGCACAAAAAGCTGTAAAATAA
- a CDS encoding tyrosine-type recombinase/integrase has translation MIFFYFLSQKAVAFNNPIYLSIALHHKISYRLKLPFTIALKDWDPEKQRPVNIYSKKHKELNILLNRIKIHLAEYLQDKPGISSKEISEEIKKICSEKTTAYPEGSFLFMMSSYLEAKKESLCLSTYRRYVVFLRMMEKFEGFIGRNIITEEVDSTLIRQFYTFGKMEEYTESTLNRTAEFIKTILNFAERQGIITQVRQLEIPKLKTVRRILVLDEKEIVKIRKTAVPTELKRAKDWLLISCYTGQRISDFMRFNTGQLIKIDHKPCISFIQQKTGKEIILPLHPEVLKIMKKYGGTFPQAIEKAVYNVQIKEVALLAGINEPVKMRKRKGFRGKETCAEKWENISSHIGRRSFASNFYGKIPTPLLMQATGHSTEQMFLNYINPIHHSRIVSLAEYFDRLYNERAGS, from the coding sequence ATGATTTTTTTTTATTTTTTGTCCCAAAAAGCGGTAGCTTTTAACAATCCCATATACCTCTCTATTGCTTTACATCACAAAATTTCTTACCGGCTTAAACTCCCTTTCACCATTGCATTAAAAGATTGGGATCCTGAGAAACAGCGTCCCGTAAATATTTATTCCAAAAAGCATAAAGAGCTCAATATTCTGCTTAACAGAATCAAAATCCACCTTGCGGAATACCTGCAGGACAAGCCTGGAATCTCCAGTAAAGAAATCTCGGAGGAAATCAAAAAAATATGTTCTGAAAAAACAACTGCCTATCCTGAAGGCTCATTTCTTTTTATGATGTCTTCCTACCTTGAAGCCAAAAAAGAAAGTCTTTGCCTTTCTACTTACAGAAGATATGTGGTATTTCTCCGGATGATGGAAAAATTCGAAGGATTTATAGGCCGGAATATCATTACCGAAGAAGTAGATTCTACCCTGATCAGGCAGTTTTATACCTTCGGAAAAATGGAAGAATATACGGAAAGCACCCTGAACAGAACAGCAGAATTCATCAAAACCATCCTTAATTTCGCTGAACGGCAAGGCATTATCACCCAGGTAAGACAGCTCGAAATCCCTAAGCTCAAAACGGTAAGACGAATACTTGTCCTGGATGAAAAGGAAATTGTAAAAATCCGTAAAACAGCTGTTCCCACGGAGCTCAAAAGAGCTAAGGACTGGCTTCTGATCAGCTGTTACACCGGTCAGAGAATCTCGGATTTTATGCGTTTTAATACAGGACAGCTGATCAAAATCGATCATAAGCCGTGCATCTCATTCATCCAGCAGAAGACCGGAAAAGAAATCATCCTTCCCTTGCATCCTGAAGTCCTGAAGATCATGAAGAAATACGGCGGGACATTTCCCCAAGCCATAGAAAAGGCTGTGTACAACGTCCAGATTAAGGAAGTGGCATTGCTTGCAGGAATCAATGAACCGGTCAAAATGCGAAAAAGGAAAGGCTTCAGAGGAAAGGAAACCTGTGCAGAGAAATGGGAAAATATCAGCAGCCACATCGGCAGAAGGAGTTTTGCGTCCAATTTCTACGGAAAAATCCCGACTCCCCTGCTGATGCAGGCCACAGGCCACAGCACAGAGCAGATGTTTCTCAACTATATCAATCCAATACATCATTCCAGAATCGTTTCACTAGCGGAATATTTTGACCGGCTTTACAACGAGAGAGCAGGCTCATAG
- a CDS encoding transposase, which yields MNFKNIHIGSLIEKKVAESEIKSYRICKFIHCTEAQISEMYKAPSLDTDLLLRWSKLLEYDFFRLYTQHLILYAPPGPEKRDLMKNRSSLLPVFRKNIYTKEIIDFILELIRTGKKTKPEIIQQYKIPKTTLYKWISKQNKNNGKNENITQL from the coding sequence ATGAATTTCAAAAACATTCACATCGGAAGCCTGATTGAAAAAAAAGTCGCGGAAAGCGAAATTAAATCATACCGGATCTGCAAATTTATCCATTGTACGGAAGCTCAGATTTCCGAGATGTATAAGGCGCCGTCATTAGATACAGACCTTCTCCTTCGCTGGAGCAAACTTCTGGAATATGATTTTTTCAGGCTTTACACACAACATCTGATACTCTATGCCCCTCCCGGACCGGAAAAAAGAGATCTCATGAAAAACAGATCAAGCTTGCTTCCGGTTTTCAGGAAAAACATTTACACCAAGGAAATTATAGATTTCATTTTGGAATTGATCAGAACAGGAAAGAAAACCAAACCGGAAATCATACAGCAATATAAGATTCCTAAGACCACTCTGTATAAATGGATCAGCAAACAAAATAAAAATAATGGAAAAAATGAAAACATTACCCAATTATAA
- a CDS encoding glycoside hydrolase family 97 protein, protein MKKLILGALLCSVISAGIHAQTLQSPDGKFEMNFQLKQGIPYYNLKYNGAVVVEESKLGLRLFKDTAVKFASDIAKPEDATFDLNNGFTKKAENRNSKNESWQPVLGEKKSYINHYNELAVTLHQDATDRDMMVKFRLFNDGLGFRYEFPEQKNLNYFVIREEDSEIDFPTDMKAWWIVGDYDSQEYQPQTTLVSEIPARWDQGHDPHSSQALIRNAVQSPLMLKKEGKYPLYINIGEAAVLDYPASNLEVDAVNFKFKTHLTPDGQGAKGYMQTSTVSPWRTIIVSPKAEEVLASKMMFNLNEPTKYKDTSYIHPTKYMGVWWEMIIGKSQWKYSTAENVHIGETDFSKLTPNGKHGANNTKVKEYIDFAAANGFGGLLIEGWNVGWEDWVGHNKEFVFDFITPYPDFDLTMLNDYAHSKGIKLIMHHETSGSATNYERWADKAFKLMNDYGYDAVKTGYVGDIISRGEHHNSQWMVNHYYRIAEKANEYKIMVNSHESVRPGGESRTYPNWISAEAARGTEHEAFRGNNPDHQTILPFTRWIGGSMDYTPGIFQTKLDYYFPGDKRFVKTTLAKQLALYVVMYMPLQMAADLPENYQKHMDAFQFIKDVAADWDDTKILSAEPGDYIITARKAKGTENWFVGGITDENRRDYTVDFSFLDKGRKYEVTVYEDGKDADYINNPQSYHIYKKTVTSKSKIKINMARSGGFAMSVKLRR, encoded by the coding sequence ATGAAAAAATTAATCCTGGGAGCACTGCTGTGTTCCGTTATATCTGCAGGCATTCATGCCCAGACGTTGCAGTCGCCGGATGGGAAGTTTGAAATGAACTTCCAGCTGAAGCAGGGAATCCCGTATTACAACCTGAAATACAACGGAGCAGTGGTCGTGGAAGAATCAAAGCTTGGGCTGAGGTTGTTTAAAGATACCGCTGTTAAGTTTGCCTCTGACATTGCGAAGCCGGAAGATGCTACATTCGATCTGAATAATGGATTCACTAAAAAAGCTGAGAACCGGAATTCCAAAAATGAAAGCTGGCAACCGGTACTGGGCGAGAAGAAAAGCTACATCAACCATTATAATGAACTGGCGGTTACCCTGCACCAGGATGCAACTGACCGGGATATGATGGTTAAATTCAGGCTGTTCAATGACGGATTGGGATTCAGGTATGAATTTCCGGAGCAGAAAAATCTGAACTATTTTGTGATCCGTGAAGAGGATTCTGAAATCGATTTCCCAACCGATATGAAAGCCTGGTGGATCGTTGGCGATTACGATTCCCAGGAATACCAGCCGCAGACGACTCTGGTGTCTGAAATCCCGGCGCGTTGGGACCAGGGCCATGATCCCCATTCCTCCCAAGCACTGATCAGGAATGCCGTCCAGTCGCCGCTGATGCTGAAAAAAGAAGGAAAATATCCGCTGTACATCAATATCGGAGAAGCGGCAGTGTTGGATTACCCGGCTTCCAACCTTGAAGTGGATGCGGTCAATTTTAAGTTTAAAACCCATCTTACTCCTGACGGACAGGGAGCCAAAGGCTATATGCAGACTTCAACCGTATCGCCGTGGAGGACGATTATCGTTTCCCCGAAAGCAGAAGAGGTGCTGGCTTCCAAAATGATGTTCAATCTGAACGAACCGACCAAATATAAAGATACTTCTTATATCCATCCTACGAAATACATGGGCGTATGGTGGGAAATGATCATTGGCAAATCCCAGTGGAAGTATTCTACTGCAGAAAATGTCCATATCGGGGAAACCGATTTCAGCAAGCTGACACCAAATGGAAAACATGGGGCCAATAATACGAAAGTGAAAGAATACATTGACTTTGCGGCGGCCAATGGTTTCGGCGGCCTCCTGATAGAAGGATGGAATGTAGGCTGGGAAGACTGGGTAGGGCATAACAAAGAATTTGTCTTCGATTTCATCACCCCATATCCCGATTTCGATCTTACAATGCTGAATGACTATGCCCATTCCAAAGGCATTAAGCTGATCATGCACCACGAAACTTCCGGTTCTGCAACGAATTATGAGCGATGGGCGGATAAAGCTTTTAAACTGATGAACGATTATGGTTATGATGCTGTAAAAACCGGCTATGTGGGTGACATTATCTCGAGAGGGGAACATCATAATTCCCAATGGATGGTCAACCACTATTACCGCATCGCTGAAAAAGCCAATGAATACAAAATCATGGTGAATTCCCACGAATCCGTTCGTCCGGGCGGGGAGAGCAGGACGTATCCGAACTGGATCTCAGCCGAAGCTGCCAGAGGAACCGAACATGAAGCATTCAGGGGCAATAATCCGGACCATCAGACTATTCTTCCATTCACCAGATGGATCGGAGGTTCTATGGATTACACGCCGGGGATTTTCCAGACGAAGCTGGATTATTACTTCCCGGGGGACAAACGTTTTGTGAAGACTACCCTGGCCAAGCAGCTGGCTCTGTATGTGGTGATGTATATGCCGCTCCAGATGGCTGCAGATTTACCGGAAAACTATCAGAAGCATATGGATGCTTTCCAGTTCATCAAAGATGTGGCCGCAGACTGGGATGATACAAAGATTTTATCCGCCGAACCGGGCGATTATATCATCACCGCCAGGAAGGCAAAAGGCACGGAGAACTGGTTTGTAGGCGGCATCACCGATGAGAACAGGCGGGATTATACGGTTGATTTCTCATTCCTGGACAAAGGCAGGAAATATGAAGTAACGGTATACGAAGACGGTAAAGATGCAGACTACATCAACAATCCGCAAAGCTACCATATTTACAAAAAGACGGTTACCAGCAAATCGAAAATTAAAATCAATATGGCAAGAAGCGGTGGTTTTGCGATGTCTGTGAAGCTAAGGCGGTAG
- a CDS encoding transposase — MKTLPNYKRIYMDMLTIKYPEKAPLCSNILKKKTIDIMDIIRLEQIICGKKGHADSRFDQKLKSYDKKTICEMLEYQKKNRLNNSQLARHFKLSRNSVTRWKKLFLNEIIS; from the coding sequence ATGAAAACATTACCCAATTATAAAAGAATCTATATGGATATGCTTACCATAAAATATCCTGAAAAAGCTCCTCTATGTAGTAATATACTCAAAAAAAAGACAATTGACATCATGGATATTATCAGGCTGGAACAGATTATATGCGGTAAAAAAGGACATGCCGATTCGCGTTTTGACCAGAAACTCAAATCCTATGATAAGAAGACTATTTGTGAAATGCTGGAGTACCAGAAAAAGAACCGGCTGAACAACAGTCAGCTGGCCAGGCATTTTAAACTAAGCAGAAATAGTGTAACCAGGTGGAAAAAACTGTTCTTAAATGAAATTATCAGTTGA